In Archangium violaceum, the following are encoded in one genomic region:
- the hisS gene encoding histidine--tRNA ligase, whose amino-acid sequence MNDLLPGDVEVWQHVERTARDIFSRFGYGEVRTPIVEDTALFVRSVGEETDIVGKEMYTFDDKGGRSLSLRPEGTAPAARAYIEHSVGNQEPLTRWFYMGPMFRYERMKTGRYRQFHQIGAEAYGSKEPAQDVEVMDMVVQLLRQLGLSDVSLNINSLGDDACRPVYQARLVEHLRGHASELCADCQKRLERNPLRVLDCKNERCQQIAGAAPNILESLCEPCRAHFDEVKRKLDALEIKYVVNPRIMRGLDYYTRTTFEFIAAHPVLGTASTVGGGGRYDKLVKSLGGPDVPAVGFGLGLDRLCLLLKESGQHFGRPTDLFIAVADEGSADVAFTLASRLRREGLRVEFDTRGGSLKSQMKRADKVGAIFALVIGEAERQSGQAQLKPMAGGEPMPVRLDELANTLRTRLTPA is encoded by the coding sequence ATGAATGACCTCCTCCCCGGCGACGTGGAGGTGTGGCAGCACGTGGAGCGTACCGCCCGGGACATCTTCTCGCGCTTCGGCTACGGCGAGGTGCGCACGCCCATCGTCGAGGACACCGCGCTCTTCGTGCGCAGCGTGGGCGAGGAGACCGACATCGTCGGCAAGGAGATGTACACCTTCGATGACAAGGGCGGTCGCAGCCTGTCCCTGCGTCCCGAGGGCACCGCTCCCGCGGCGCGCGCGTACATCGAGCACTCGGTGGGGAACCAGGAGCCGCTCACGCGCTGGTTCTACATGGGCCCCATGTTCCGCTACGAGCGGATGAAGACGGGCCGCTACCGGCAGTTCCACCAGATCGGCGCCGAGGCGTACGGCTCGAAGGAGCCCGCCCAGGACGTCGAGGTGATGGACATGGTGGTGCAGCTCTTGCGGCAGCTGGGGCTCTCCGACGTGTCGCTCAACATCAACTCGCTGGGCGATGACGCGTGCCGGCCCGTGTACCAGGCCAGGCTCGTGGAGCACCTGCGCGGGCACGCCAGCGAGCTGTGCGCCGATTGCCAGAAGCGGCTGGAGCGCAACCCGCTCCGGGTGCTCGACTGCAAGAACGAGCGCTGCCAGCAGATCGCCGGCGCCGCGCCCAACATCCTCGAGTCACTGTGCGAGCCGTGCCGCGCGCACTTCGACGAGGTGAAGCGCAAGCTGGACGCGCTGGAGATCAAGTACGTGGTCAACCCGCGCATCATGCGCGGCCTGGACTACTACACGCGCACCACCTTCGAGTTCATCGCCGCGCACCCGGTGCTGGGCACCGCCAGCACCGTGGGCGGAGGCGGCCGCTACGACAAGCTGGTCAAGAGCCTCGGTGGGCCGGACGTGCCCGCGGTGGGCTTCGGCCTGGGGTTGGACCGGCTCTGCCTGCTGCTCAAGGAGAGCGGCCAGCACTTCGGCCGGCCGACGGATCTCTTCATCGCGGTGGCGGACGAGGGCTCGGCGGACGTGGCCTTCACCCTGGCCAGCCGGCTGCGCCGCGAGGGCCTTCGCGTGGAGTTCGACACGCGCGGCGGCAGCCTCAAGAGCCAGATGAAGCGCGCCGACAAGGTGGGGGCCATCTTCGCCCTGGTGATCGGCGAGGCCGAGCGTCAGAGCGGTCAGGCTCAGCTCAAGCCCATGGCCGGGGGTGAGCCCATGCCCGTGCGGCTCGACGAGCTGGCCAACACCCTGCGCACCCGGCTCACCCCCGCCTGA
- a CDS encoding S24/S26 family peptidase yields the protein MPPDWTHGRRAEGLCWIPIKGDSMWPSLRSGDVAGVEPLAEAPRPGEVVLARFAHALVVHRVRRCDGETCVLLGDNVLAEDPPLPRARVLGRVSLVRRGDEVLAPGRWDRGPLRRGRWRLVVKRWLAALLGRRRA from the coding sequence ATGCCGCCAGACTGGACGCACGGACGTCGAGCCGAGGGCCTGTGCTGGATTCCCATAAAGGGAGACAGCATGTGGCCCTCGTTGCGTTCGGGGGACGTGGCGGGCGTGGAGCCGCTGGCGGAGGCACCCCGGCCGGGTGAGGTCGTGCTCGCGCGTTTCGCGCACGCCCTGGTGGTGCACCGCGTGCGCCGGTGTGACGGCGAGACGTGCGTGCTGCTCGGGGACAACGTGCTGGCGGAGGATCCGCCGCTGCCGCGCGCGCGAGTGCTGGGGCGGGTGAGCCTGGTGCGCCGCGGTGACGAGGTGCTCGCGCCGGGCCGGTGGGACCGGGGGCCGTTGCGCCGGGGCCGCTGGCGGCTGGTGGTGAAGCGCTGGCTGGCGGCACTGCTCGGACGGAGGCGCGCATGA
- a CDS encoding PqqD family protein, whose product MSFRADGIPRRREGADGQRFGEDFVVMDPEGRTLRGLNETAARVWELSDGSRTARDIAGVVAHEYGVEVERVLGDCLRFLEWLAGRGLLDAEEVLR is encoded by the coding sequence ATGAGCTTCCGCGCGGACGGCATTCCCCGCAGGCGCGAGGGCGCGGACGGCCAGCGCTTCGGCGAGGACTTCGTGGTGATGGACCCGGAGGGGCGGACGCTGCGGGGCCTCAACGAGACCGCGGCGCGCGTCTGGGAGCTGAGCGACGGGAGTCGAACCGCGCGGGACATCGCCGGCGTGGTGGCGCACGAGTACGGCGTGGAGGTGGAGCGGGTGCTCGGGGACTGCCTGCGCTTCCTCGAGTGGCTCGCGGGACGTGGGCTGTTGGACGCGGAGGAGGTGCTTCGATGA
- a CDS encoding PQQ-binding-like beta-propeller repeat protein translates to MNARPLALLLLLLPATALAQNAWTVTPVDGTAVMGEISSLVFEVRNASTSTRPLNEISLAVDGAAYDVDGGDAPAGWTVSTIDRKERRITYTASGSCTPGPLGLAPGTAARFTLRLVGLAANADATDALVGGNNPNKSSMARDSCSGTTFNGDPSTASWKRAGLSASLTVLPRTLQLGGVVSVQLQVVNRSLATQGNITLSGPGVVGGASFNQTVAFSPASLSLAPGATGAFTGKLQSTGEGTAVFQASAGNGTVSTATTSSLQVIVSSFPALLEVLPSSIAPGDTVTVRLVVSNPSTSTYRNVVPSAPTFTGTAVPSLLSSPMPASAASLGPGSSVSFLWKYQMNGPIGSTFQFGGQADATRDGAPISTGTALSAQGRIVEHRLSIAPSSVISGARNRTLQYTIYNGGTVEIRSVRLLTPDATFFTVSPSAPFASDTSGWTQSATNKGYTWTALSGQPGITPGTQKTFSIDYASFGTVSSDTALTHQLELTQVSGSTSNTLRVDAPVSLFVNRMMPEVDSLVALAGPGRNTLLWTNPSEHDGVLVLRAEGLAPNTAPEPGRRYAVGETLGNATVVYSDELSVASTYADTGVTDGTVYFYRVYNHDPLYRYSPGNAPQSLGLKSVPTSRGTGQPLWCYSVGFSTLQQPITELGVGIFTANTSGSVTANLTNTSTPVADGSERWRPVRLQGSVQSRFPIVPLYNRPGQYILTGDQAGFTYAIRTETGELLWRSTSSLGTIQSFPVVQLFNTGSTNQAYKDAFPGKDLAFFATRLSTGTTNQVVALEAATGAPVWTYSPGDLGMVSGGMLIDYTTNRLYMGARSNGGSLASLRVLDSLTGTELARLSLGDIDFGIIRYGTNLALVTNSDGKVYGIDMTAMTVAWSASVASRPSASVPAFSQYARPVGGGFVVSILGATDALGRVERWSVTTDATGATSVTRVWSTPIPSPSGTFSFTSGGVQRLYVGGKDEKVHELDYTTGVDGKQVSLPGALAVGTPTVDSTVSRLHVGTQDGRICAFPVPFP, encoded by the coding sequence ATGAACGCACGCCCGCTCGCGCTCCTGCTGCTCCTGCTGCCCGCCACCGCGCTGGCCCAGAACGCGTGGACCGTCACGCCCGTCGACGGCACCGCGGTGATGGGGGAGATCTCCTCGCTCGTCTTCGAGGTGCGCAACGCCTCCACCAGCACCCGCCCTCTCAACGAGATCAGCCTCGCGGTCGACGGTGCCGCCTATGACGTCGACGGAGGCGATGCCCCGGCCGGCTGGACGGTGAGCACCATCGACCGCAAGGAGCGCCGCATCACCTATACGGCGAGCGGTTCCTGCACCCCGGGGCCGCTGGGGCTCGCGCCGGGCACCGCCGCGCGCTTCACGCTGCGGCTCGTGGGCCTCGCCGCCAACGCCGATGCCACCGATGCGTTGGTGGGCGGGAACAACCCCAACAAGTCGAGCATGGCCCGTGACTCGTGCTCCGGCACCACGTTCAACGGAGACCCGAGCACGGCGAGCTGGAAGCGCGCGGGCCTGTCCGCGTCCCTCACGGTGCTGCCGCGCACCCTCCAGCTCGGGGGCGTTGTCTCCGTGCAGCTCCAGGTGGTGAATCGCTCCCTGGCGACCCAGGGCAACATCACCCTGAGCGGCCCGGGGGTGGTGGGCGGTGCGTCCTTCAACCAGACGGTGGCCTTCTCTCCGGCCTCGCTGTCGCTCGCGCCCGGTGCCACCGGGGCCTTCACCGGCAAGCTCCAGTCCACGGGGGAGGGGACCGCTGTCTTCCAGGCCTCGGCGGGCAACGGCACGGTGAGCACCGCGACGACCTCCTCGCTCCAGGTGATCGTCAGCAGCTTTCCGGCGCTCCTCGAGGTCCTGCCCTCCAGCATCGCCCCGGGCGACACGGTGACGGTGCGGCTCGTGGTGTCCAACCCGTCCACGAGCACCTACCGGAACGTCGTCCCCAGCGCGCCCACCTTCACGGGGACGGCGGTGCCCTCCCTGCTGAGCAGCCCCATGCCCGCGAGCGCCGCGTCGCTCGGACCGGGCTCGTCCGTCTCCTTCCTCTGGAAGTACCAGATGAACGGGCCCATTGGCTCCACATTCCAGTTCGGCGGCCAGGCGGACGCCACGCGCGACGGCGCGCCCATCTCCACGGGCACGGCACTCTCCGCTCAGGGCCGCATCGTGGAGCACCGACTCTCCATCGCTCCGTCCTCCGTCATCTCCGGGGCGAGGAACCGGACGCTCCAGTACACGATCTACAACGGCGGCACGGTGGAGATCCGGAGCGTGAGGCTGCTCACGCCGGACGCGACCTTCTTCACCGTCTCCCCGTCCGCGCCCTTCGCCAGCGACACCAGCGGTTGGACCCAGTCCGCCACCAACAAGGGCTACACGTGGACGGCCCTCTCCGGGCAGCCCGGCATCACTCCGGGCACGCAGAAGACCTTCTCGATCGACTACGCGTCCTTCGGCACCGTCTCCAGCGACACGGCCCTCACCCACCAGTTGGAGCTGACCCAGGTGAGCGGCTCCACCTCCAACACCCTGCGCGTGGACGCGCCGGTCTCGCTCTTCGTCAACCGGATGATGCCCGAGGTCGACTCGCTGGTGGCGCTCGCCGGACCTGGCCGCAACACGCTGCTGTGGACCAACCCGTCCGAGCATGACGGGGTGCTCGTGCTGCGCGCCGAGGGCCTCGCCCCCAACACCGCCCCCGAGCCCGGCCGCCGGTACGCGGTGGGGGAGACGCTCGGCAACGCCACGGTGGTGTACTCGGACGAGCTGAGCGTGGCCTCCACCTACGCGGATACCGGCGTCACCGACGGCACCGTGTACTTCTACCGCGTCTACAACCATGACCCGCTGTACCGGTACTCGCCCGGCAACGCGCCGCAGTCGCTCGGGCTGAAGTCCGTCCCCACCAGCCGTGGAACCGGTCAGCCCCTGTGGTGCTACAGCGTGGGCTTCTCCACCCTGCAGCAGCCCATCACCGAGCTGGGCGTGGGCATCTTCACCGCCAACACCTCGGGCAGCGTGACGGCCAACCTGACGAACACCTCCACGCCCGTGGCCGATGGCTCCGAGCGCTGGCGTCCGGTGCGGCTCCAGGGCTCCGTGCAGAGCCGCTTCCCCATCGTCCCGCTCTACAACCGGCCCGGGCAGTACATCCTCACCGGAGACCAGGCGGGCTTCACCTACGCCATCCGCACCGAGACCGGCGAGCTCCTCTGGCGGAGCACCTCCTCGCTCGGCACCATCCAGTCCTTCCCGGTGGTGCAGCTCTTCAACACCGGCAGCACCAATCAGGCCTACAAGGATGCCTTCCCCGGGAAGGATCTCGCCTTCTTCGCCACCCGGCTGAGCACTGGCACCACCAACCAGGTGGTGGCGCTCGAGGCCGCCACCGGCGCCCCCGTGTGGACGTACTCCCCGGGCGATCTCGGCATGGTGAGCGGGGGCATGCTGATCGATTACACGACCAACCGTCTGTACATGGGCGCTCGCTCCAACGGGGGCTCGCTGGCCTCGCTGCGCGTGCTCGACAGCCTCACGGGGACGGAGCTGGCCCGGCTGTCCCTCGGGGACATCGACTTCGGCATCATCCGGTATGGCACGAACCTGGCGCTCGTGACGAACAGCGACGGCAAGGTGTACGGCATCGACATGACGGCGATGACGGTCGCCTGGAGCGCGTCGGTGGCCTCCCGGCCGTCGGCCTCGGTGCCCGCGTTCTCCCAGTACGCCCGGCCGGTGGGTGGCGGCTTCGTCGTGAGCATCCTCGGCGCCACCGACGCGCTGGGCCGCGTGGAGCGCTGGAGCGTCACCACCGACGCCACGGGCGCCACCTCGGTGACCCGGGTCTGGTCCACGCCCATCCCGAGCCCGTCCGGCACCTTCTCGTTCACGAGCGGAGGCGTGCAGCGCCTCTACGTCGGAGGCAAGGACGAGAAGGTGCACGAGCTGGACTACACCACCGGCGTGGACGGCAAGCAGGTCTCCCTGCCCGGTGCGCTGGCCGTCGGCACGCCCACGGTGGACAGCACCGTGTCGCGCCTCCACGTGGGCACACAGGACGGCCGCATCTGCGCCTTCCCGGTGCCGTTCCCCTGA
- a CDS encoding DUF2381 family protein, which translates to MLPPCSISILALVLLRSAPVVQPAPAAPSCQSVQRIELSLTAGTYEICVSPGLLTGFVFDVPVVVDLQDEVRFMEVTRSRTSISIIPPVDMTPGERLRLTAVFGDGSVQGRVTFILVAHSGQAAHQVEVYRDKRTRESFQHEMEQERARNEQLRNEFERLQHRFEQLSIECGDPGGMRRLIASRAMGKDGIRAQDFRKELIGYTEGMLSVFRGTSYRSTYRVAVEVWLRNDSPEPWTAADAALVDATGAKLPGIRLWQEGAIPPKERRLVVVEADAGSGEPVGDITVMLREDGPRSISIPKVAIPR; encoded by the coding sequence GTGCTCCCTCCCTGCTCCATCTCCATCCTGGCTCTGGTATTGCTTCGAAGCGCACCCGTTGTGCAACCGGCCCCTGCTGCTCCGAGTTGCCAGAGCGTGCAGCGCATCGAACTGTCACTGACAGCTGGCACATACGAGATCTGTGTCAGCCCGGGTCTGCTGACGGGTTTCGTCTTCGACGTCCCCGTCGTCGTGGATCTGCAAGACGAGGTGCGCTTCATGGAGGTGACGCGCAGCCGCACCAGCATCAGCATCATCCCCCCGGTGGATATGACACCTGGGGAACGGCTCCGGCTGACGGCTGTGTTCGGAGACGGGAGCGTCCAGGGTCGAGTCACCTTCATCCTGGTGGCTCACTCGGGACAGGCGGCGCACCAGGTGGAGGTGTACCGCGACAAGCGGACCCGCGAGTCATTCCAGCATGAGATGGAGCAGGAACGCGCCAGGAACGAGCAACTGCGGAACGAGTTCGAGCGGCTCCAGCATCGATTCGAGCAGTTGAGTATCGAGTGTGGAGATCCGGGGGGGATGCGGAGGCTCATCGCCAGCAGGGCGATGGGCAAGGATGGCATCCGCGCCCAGGACTTCAGAAAGGAACTCATCGGATACACGGAGGGCATGCTCTCGGTGTTCAGGGGCACCAGCTATCGCTCCACCTACCGGGTGGCGGTGGAGGTATGGCTGCGCAACGACAGTCCGGAACCCTGGACGGCAGCTGACGCGGCGCTGGTGGATGCCACGGGGGCGAAGTTGCCGGGCATACGGCTCTGGCAGGAGGGTGCCATCCCACCGAAGGAGCGGCGTCTGGTGGTGGTGGAGGCGGACGCCGGAAGTGGAGAGCCTGTCGGAGACATCACCGTGATGCTTCGGGAGGACGGACCCCGCTCGATCAGCATCCCGAAGGTGGCGATTCCGCGATGA